In the genome of Cryptomeria japonica chromosome 8, Sugi_1.0, whole genome shotgun sequence, one region contains:
- the LOC131051193 gene encoding uncharacterized protein LOC131051193 produces the protein MHDHLRDLARERADNETNHPRRLWRPEDLIGISEIKGFQNILMRSEGNCFRCYSPINDKNDQMRCFLESSRTSTDLRWLEVKGRIPEWIPLHNLHSLKLEGESPSRLWQRNNQVSLKLKELYCFFRLRLTDSTHLNKLVSSFGMLKNLERLQLNFENGIFKWNIEWNCLLKSVRELTNLKTLELMLLSTRRGICFKHSGEATVDRFCLGSLETIILCGAFKTRRVSIILEDVNFLKFSNFFIMQKKQFFYPPRIHSFKSQFFYPPRMHNFKSQFFYPPRVHSFYHKTSR, from the exons ATGCATGATCATCTCCGCGACTTGGCGAGAGAACGGGCAGATAATGAAACGAACCATCCTCGTCGACTGTGGCGTCCTGAAGATCTT ATTGGAATAAGTGAAATCAAGGGATTCCAGAACATCCTCATGCGGTCCGAAGGTAATTGTTTCAGATGTTACAGTCCTATTAATGACAAAAATGATCAGATGAGATGTTTTCTGGAGAGTTCAAGGACATCAACTGATTTACGATGGCTTGAAGTTAAAGGTAGGATTCCTGAATGGATTCCCTTACATAATTTGCACAGTTTAAAGCTTGAAGGAGAATCACCTTCGAGGTTGTGGCAAAGGAATAATCAG GTTTCGCTCAAGTTGAAAGAGCTATATTGCTTTTTTCGGCTTCGTCTTACAGATTCCACTCATCTAAACAAACTGGTGAGCTCGTTTGGAATGTTAAAAAATCTAGAAAGGTTGCAGCTAAATTTTGAAAATGGCATCTTCAAATGGAATATTGAATGGAATTGCTTGCTAAAATCTGTGAGAGAACTCACCAATCTGAAAACGTTAGAGTTGATGTTACTTTCAACTAGAAGGGGAATTTGCTTTAAGCACAGCGGAGAGGCAACTGTTGATCGGTTTTGTCTGGGAAGCCTTGAAACTATAATTTTGTGTGGTGCATTCAAAACAAGGAGGGTCTCAATTATTTTAGAAGACGTTAATTTCCTTAAATTTagtaatttctttatcatgcaaaaaAAACAGTTTTTCTATCCTCCACGCATACACAGCTTTAAAAGCCAGTTTTTCTATCCTCCACGAATGCACAACTTTAAAAGCCAGTTTTTCTATCCTCCACGCGTGCACAGCTTCTACCATAAAACTAGTAGATAG